Proteins encoded within one genomic window of Candidatus Omnitrophota bacterium:
- a CDS encoding aminotransferase class III-fold pyridoxal phosphate-dependent enzyme, giving the protein MAPLVESIMVPLRTDLHWKNRPPRAASQGAHFSFSVRARNTGREKWRDGDSEIMRSVMIGGAFYRGGQRIAYLEGWGKLPQPLAPGEEAIVEIKTNASALPEGRYILRVDAVKLGVGFFEDFGSPPLEWEIEIAAPDESEALWSRALPRCVNLWTPSQGARRGLKNLYPLFAVRSDKARIISSDGREYLDYIMGWGSAVLGYNRLEIQEAIRECISVGPTLPLPHPFQVEVAEKLAAFIPCAERTLFGKNGSDVMEAAIRIARAYTGRRLVLYCGYHGFHDWYVAGIGGVKGIPNEMRSLVQPFPFGDLDALKRLLDAHRNEIAAVALEPCSLDYPPEGYLETVRAWTREAGIVLIFDEIMSAFRLANGGAQEKYGVLPDMAAVGKGMANGFPLAALTGPRSIMDSAFDIGYGPTFQGEVYSLAAAMAALDIYAREPVCETVCALGETLREGVLSAAKHHEIQLKWKGIAPRLVIEFQSAGDYTSAMLRTFFIQELLEEGILFGGTFLPSLAHTKEDVKWTLDIIDSIFQRMRKALDEKNLLEKLYIPIHVLYLGEKD; this is encoded by the coding sequence ATGGCGCCGCTGGTGGAGTCGATTATGGTCCCGCTGAGAACGGATTTGCACTGGAAAAACCGCCCCCCTCGCGCAGCGTCCCAAGGCGCTCATTTTTCCTTTTCCGTCCGGGCGCGAAACACAGGCAGAGAAAAATGGCGGGACGGCGATTCGGAAATCATGCGCTCCGTCATGATCGGCGGCGCATTCTATCGCGGCGGCCAGCGAATCGCCTATCTGGAAGGCTGGGGAAAACTGCCGCAGCCGCTCGCACCCGGAGAAGAAGCGATCGTCGAAATTAAAACCAACGCCTCGGCCTTACCGGAAGGACGTTATATTTTGCGAGTAGACGCCGTCAAACTGGGCGTTGGCTTCTTCGAAGATTTCGGATCGCCGCCGCTCGAATGGGAAATCGAAATCGCCGCGCCCGACGAAAGCGAAGCATTATGGAGCCGAGCGCTGCCCAGATGCGTCAATCTTTGGACACCCTCCCAGGGAGCAAGGCGCGGACTCAAAAACCTTTATCCCTTATTCGCTGTTCGCTCGGACAAAGCGCGAATAATTTCATCGGACGGACGCGAATATCTGGACTATATTATGGGCTGGGGAAGCGCCGTATTGGGCTACAATCGGCTTGAAATTCAAGAAGCGATTCGCGAGTGTATATCCGTAGGTCCAACCCTGCCTCTGCCGCATCCCTTTCAGGTGGAAGTAGCGGAAAAACTCGCCGCGTTCATTCCCTGCGCGGAACGGACGCTATTCGGAAAAAACGGTTCGGACGTAATGGAAGCGGCGATACGCATCGCCCGCGCTTATACGGGGCGCCGCCTCGTCTTGTATTGCGGATATCACGGTTTCCATGATTGGTATGTCGCGGGAATCGGCGGCGTCAAGGGAATCCCTAACGAAATGCGTTCGTTGGTTCAACCCTTTCCGTTCGGCGATCTCGACGCCTTGAAACGGCTGCTGGATGCGCATCGCAATGAAATCGCCGCCGTAGCCTTGGAGCCTTGCTCGCTCGACTATCCGCCCGAAGGCTATTTGGAAACGGTTCGCGCATGGACAAGAGAAGCGGGAATTGTATTAATCTTCGACGAAATCATGTCCGCTTTCCGGTTGGCGAACGGCGGAGCGCAAGAAAAATACGGCGTATTGCCCGATATGGCCGCTGTGGGCAAAGGCATGGCCAATGGATTTCCTTTGGCGGCTCTGACGGGACCGCGATCCATTATGGATAGCGCGTTCGATATCGGATATGGGCCGACGTTTCAGGGCGAAGTCTATTCGCTCGCGGCGGCGATGGCGGCGCTAGACATCTATGCGCGGGAACCGGTCTGCGAAACCGTCTGCGCTCTAGGTGAAACGCTGCGGGAGGGCGTACTCTCCGCCGCCAAGCATCATGAAATTCAATTGAAATGGAAAGGAATCGCTCCCCGACTAGTAATCGAGTTTCAAAGCGCAGGAGACTATACCTCGGCGATGCTGCGAACCTTCTTCATCCAAGAACTTCTGGAAGAAGGAATTTTATTTGGTGGAACGTTTTTGCCCAGCTTAGCCCATACGAAAGAAGACGTGAAATGGACGCTGGACATAATCGATTCCATCTTCCAAAGAATGCGCAAAGCTCTGGATGAAAAAAATTTGCTCGAAAAGTTATATATTCCGATCCATGTTCTATATCTTGGCGAAAAAGATTAG